A single window of Sphaerodactylus townsendi isolate TG3544 linkage group LG03, MPM_Stown_v2.3, whole genome shotgun sequence DNA harbors:
- the CHCHD5 gene encoding coiled-coil-helix-coiled-coil-helix domain-containing protein 5, whose translation MAGLGRPDLIDNWSEPSGLFLCFCHSPIIQKIRNDCAEPFAAFEQCLKENQTSVMNCAEHVQRFLHCADQVKLAT comes from the exons ATGGCTGGCCTAGGCAGGCCTGATCtc ATAGACAACTGGTCTGAACcttcagggctcttcttatgtttttgcCACAGCCCGATTATTCAGAAGATCCGTAACGACTGTGCGGAACCATTCGCTGCATTTGAACAGTGCCTTAAAGAAAACCAGACCTCGGTGATGAACTGCGCTGAGCATGTACAACGGTTCCTGCACTGTGCTGACCAAGTGAAACTAGCTACGTGA